A stretch of DNA from Corvus cornix cornix isolate S_Up_H32 chromosome 13, ASM73873v5, whole genome shotgun sequence:
ttgaacatccaccccagcaccggtagtcggggtgccaggaggagttgtgcctctgtgccgattacttctgaggcagcctggactccttcataagctgccaggatttccttctctgtgggagtgtagttggcttcagaccctctgtagcttcggctccagaatcccagtggtcggccccgagtctcaccaggcaccttctgccagaggctccaggacagaccattgttcccggctgcagagtagagcacgttcttcacctctggtcctgtcctgactgggccaagggctacggcgtgagcaatttcctgtttgatctgggcgaaggcttgctgctgttcagggccccagtggaaatcattcttcttgcgggtaaccaggtagagaggactcacgatctggctgtactcgggaatgtgcatcctccagaaacctatagcgcctaggaaagcttgtgtttccttcttgttggtcggcggagacattgctgtgatcttattgatgacctcagtgggaatctgacgtcgtccatcttgccactttactcccaggaactggatctctcgggcaggtcccttgaccttgctcttcttgatggcaaaaccagcttgcaggagaatttgaattattctctctcctttctcaaacacttcggttgcggtgttcccccacacaatgatgtcatcaatgtactgcagatgttctggagcctcactcttttctagtgcagtctggatcagtccatgacagatggtgggactgtgcttccacccctggggcagtcggttccaggtgtactgcacgcccctccaggtgaaggcaaactgaggcctgcactctgctgccagaggaatggagaagaatgcattggcaatgtcaatagtggcgtaccacttcgctgctttggactccagctcgtactggagctccaacatgtccggcacggcagcgctcaatggtggggtcacttcattcagggcacgatagtccacagtcaatctccattccccgtcagacttgcgcacaggccagatggggctgttgaaggatgagtgggtcttgctgaccaccccttgactctccagctcgcggatcatcttgtggatggggatcacagcatctcgatttgtccgatactgccggcggtgcactgtcgaggtggcaattggcactcgttgctcttccactttcaggagcccaactgcagaaggattctcagatagtccaggcagggtgttcaattgcctaatgccctctgcctccacagcagcaatcccaaatgcccacctgagtccttttgggtctttgtagtagccattccggaggaagtctatgcccagaatacacggggcctctgggccggTCACAATCGGATGcttttgccactccttcccagtcaggctcacctcagcttccaaaagggtcaactgctgtgatcccccGGTCACCCCAGCGATGGATacaggttctgcccccacatgtcccgatggcattaaagtacattgtgccccagtatcaaccaatgcatcatatttttgtggctctgatgtgccaggccatcggatccACACCGTCCAGAAAACTCGGTTCTCCCGTGCCTcttcctggctagaggcagggcccctctagccctggttatcattctttccctgggcgTACATGCCCGAGGTACCTTCAAGGGGATCCGACATATCATCCTCCCTCCTGTAATGCCTGGCAGCTCGGTcacgggaggctgaggctaCCTTCACCTTAGCGGAACCCCCTCGGTTAGTGCCTCCCTCCTTGAGTTCATGCACCcgcgctgccagggcagaggtgggtttcccatcccaccttctcatgtcttccccatgctcacacaggaaaaaccacagctcagctcgtggggtgtaccctctctctctAGCAGGGGGACGACGGGCTCTGACTTGGGGGCCTGTGACTCgcactggtgccacactgaccctcctcatctcctccctcatctcctccctcatctccttcatctcctctttgaggtcctggaccacagcagagacatgagcttTCAGCGGGCCATTGATCATGCTGTCATAATGCCTGAGCCTGTTGGCAACAGAGCCCACTGTTTCTCGGGTATTGTCAGCATCAATCGTTGCAATGAAGGTGGTGTATTGTGATGGCCCTAGCCTTGCCAGGTTCCacatcatctgtcctgtgcacctgaccttatcggggtcattatcatgctgtccatccttcccaaagagTACCTCTAATATTGCCACCTCTCTTAGCTGTTGGATCCCTTGCTCGagtgtcttccactgcattctatgatgatactcctgcattctttctttgtgaatgaacctttctctcacactcattAAGAGCCGCTCCCAAAGAGAGAGaggccctggctccctcacaaaTATCTGGTCCACACCTGGGTCCTGGGTCAACGATCCCAGATACCTTGCCTCACCACTATCCAGTTGCACACTTGTGCCCATAAGGTCCCAAACCCGAAGCAGCCAGGTGGTATAAGGCTCACGCCCCCTTCGCACAATGTCATTTCGCATAGCACGGAGACTGTCGTGCGACAGGGACTCAGTGATGacttctggctctggctctcctgctggttgtgaggGCCCTGGTTGCCCATCATCATTAACTGGTCGTACTGATTTGGTCTTatacttcctcctttgcacaggggcgactgctgctggctgtggttgtccTTGTGGTTCAGCTGAAGCCTGGACGGTTGTAACATCCGTGGGTTCCATTGCTGCACCATCGGACTCAccctctttggggcagggagagggtttttcactAGCTGAGGAGGTGTATTCCCTTAGCAATTGGCATATCTCCTggcgcacctggcccatctcctggcacatctcctggcgcacctggcccatctcctggcacatctcctggcgcacctggcccatctcctggcatatCCCCTGGCGCACCTGACCCATCTCTTggcacatctcctgcatcccttttgCCAGTACCCCCACCCAGTTTGGGTagtccatttctgaggtggACTGTTGGGCAGTATCAGTCTGTGGGGCgggatctctagtgtctggggctgtggcaggctctggctctggggtaggatctctagtgtctggggccgTGTCAGGTTCTGGGGTAGGATCTCTAGGTGGACTCTGGGGCCgtgtcaggttctggggcaggatcaggctctggggtaggaACTCTACTCTCTGGGGCCatgtcaggttctggggcaggatctctagtctctggggctggtgtcCGGGTAGATATCCAAGCCAATCTCAACTTATCCTTGAATGCTAAATAGAGTAGGCCTATCAGCAGCAGATGGTTAGTATTCAGAGGGAATTTAAACCCTTCGAAAATTGATGGGGTGGGCCCAAAGAACTGGTTGAGGGGTTGGGagaaaacttcccctggtgtcatttcctcacagaaggtaccattgttaacataaccccaaaaacatgtgctcagtgtgtgatagctgtttatccatgtgcccacattccggaggaagttaaaaacccatgaattcctcaccttctcgACCCATAACGCAAGCTGGATAACAGCAATGGTAGCCTTAGTCAGAGGACCCATATTCAagtaaggagctgcaaaggggaagaatatagcCACGGCCACATGCCACCCAAACCAGGGTAAACTAGACCACATAGTGCTGCCTAACAAGGTTCCAatatccagcacacaaaataaagttatccaggaactgttattcctttttcacctctatCTCTTAATGCCCTCAGGCCCCACGTTGGGCGCCAAGatctgtctcggttttgaaagacaggtgtctgctaaggaaggcagaggccccccttgaagtggcagatataaccccttttccctccaagttattatattttgaaatcaagggcctttaggcaaagatgtgggaaataggaataacagttctttactctatatatatatatatgtatataaccagtcaaacaaaacaacaacaactatggcagtaacagcaaacacaaacccagtgccagccttctcggctgtcaggctatttcccctcgggtgcagttctgctcgcagccggcaggggcgctggcggctcccggtgagcagggcaggtgcgatggttgggatcccgggaagggatgggacaaaggcttcacaaacccctgggcagccgatcccgggctctcaggaacagcaggctggaacggcagggacgaacgcaaatcccgggtggcagatgagatgtatccagatgggaaaaaaccacggaggcccaggcaggcagggcgagcagggctacagcatagcgaaagctcgaagcagcagcggggcagggcagccacagcccagtctccagcagggcagggaaagtggcttttggggtcccggcgttgtttccagcaggaagaaagaacggccaaaaagaaagaagcagcagctcctttctctgcagcttctctctccggacgctcagagcgaactgaccccacacccaggtgtagacaaaggagtagccaggcccgccccactcccctttttgtctttcttaagtacagctatttgtcccctagcaacatgcatatgggagaaaattcctttaacaggaaaaaaaactaagactaaactaaaaccccaacacctttGCTTTTGTTACTGCCTGTCTGTCCCAGGGACTCAATCTCAGTCCATCCGTTCCTCTGAGGATAAATGTCCTGTGCCATAGGAGGGGGATTGAGGGAAAGAGGCTCTTTGGAAAAgttccctctcttccctttctcatttGTGAAAgaactattttaattttacttcagggaggaaaaaaatcttccctaCACATATAGTAAAACCCAGAAAACTGCTCCCGATTCTAAGGAAATTTATCTGCAAGTagttttgcttctgtttctcccCAGCAAATACTCTCAGAGCTCTTCCAGCCCAGGAATAGCTTCTCCACCAGGACActtaaatattctgaatttttaagtaGTTCTAAAGCAGTTCCTTTTGCAGGAAGCCCAGTGGGGAGGGCCTGGGCTGGGGTCAGTACTACTTTCAGGGCAGTTGATGTGCACAGGGTCGCACTTCACTCTGCAAAGATACTGCTCAAGCCTGGTTCAGGCTTTTGGCTTTATTAATGAGAATAactattttctgaagaaacatcTTAGTTCTTCACTCCCAAACCTGAAGGGTTCCAGGAGGCCAGTGATGAGTGTGTCCTCCCCaagctgctggcactgtgggACCGTGGGTTGGGAGGACTTGGGCTCACCAGTGGGACATGGACACCATCACTGGAAAATCCGGCTGGAGGGGCTCTCAGGAGGCCACACACGCCTTGTCTGTGTCCCTAGGCAGTATCAGCCACCCATGACCCTCCCAAGAGGTGTCTAATCTGTCCTTGGAATGGAGAATCCGAGCTTCCCCAGGCAGTATGTCCCCCAACATCTGGGGGAGTGGAGGGGGTATAAAGGAGGGCATTGGATGCATGATGTGCAGAGGAATGTATGGGATGTGTAGGGGAGACAGTGGTAAATAGCTGTGCCTGGGATGCAGGGGTCTATAGAGGATGTGGGGAGTGGATgaggggcagaggagctgtCTGGATGCAGGGCCGTGGGGCAAGTTAGAGCTCCATCCAGGCGCTGTGCTGTCTCTTGCTCCATCTAGtgatgaaaactgaaatatccAGCGGCTTCCAGCAGGATGGGACAAGAGCCAGCTCTGTGAGGAGTCCCGGCGTGGTGAGGAGGTTCTCAAGAAAGAACATCCAAATCCACCCAGAGGGCAGCGCTTCGGGAAACCTCTGGCAATGATCGCTCCGGGAGAGGTCGTTTTACAACGTAGTGATGGGCTTGAGTATCTTGTCTTTTCTCTGGCAAGACCTCTGGCGATTCCTTGCTCTGATGCAGCCCTTGACCCACATCACTGAGCTCTGACCCAAAGGCTGGGGGCCAGGGAAGCAGGACGCGTTTGCCTCGatgcacctgctgctgctgcagaggaagtgTGTGCTGGTCCCCACCAGGGCCAAAGCAATATCTCTTCCCTGGCTGGAGTGACCTTACACCAAGGAAAATTACTGAAGTCCTTTGTGGGTGGTGGATAGCCTTGGGAAAGCTGACTGCACTTGAGTAGGTGGGCTTTGGGAGGGTTTATCTTAAATCCTCACACACATGCTAAAGACATCTCTTTAATCCATCTCTTTTACAGCATTCCTACCACAAATAAGATGAAAAATCATTCACACCAAATGTTTGTCTGCTGGGCTTTGCTTAGGAGGAGAGATGTTCATTCACCACTACCAAGAACTGGGAAGTGGTGGCCATAATGCCCCTAAGGGCTCCAAGTCCCACAAGTTGGATTCAAGTGAACATCAGGCAACTCTTGGCACTGCTCCAGGGGTACTTGCACTATATTGCTGAGAGAGCAGAAAGGCAGAGATAAGAGCCTTTTTAAAGGCTGCTAAAGATAACTTTTTCCCAGATGCTATTGGTCCAGTGGGATGTGACCCTGATGGATGTGATCACCAActccagggcaggcaggagggcaaGGCCAGGGCtttgggcagagcagggctctaTCACACTCCAGCAGGGTGGCATGGGAGCTCCAGCATGTGGTACAGAGCCCCTCAGAGGACACATACAAAATGGGTCTTGCTTTGATAAGCAAGTTTCCACATGATCCAAGTGCTGTGCAATCCACAAAACTCTAAACTGTCATGTGCTTTCTAATTCCCAGCTCTCAAGACAGCTACTGGGAGGGTGGCACAGCTATCCCACCACAGCAGAGGATCCCTTCAAAGGAGCTTTGCCCtagcagaaaaagcagagctgctgtgagcagtaCCACCACactctggagcagagcaggagctctgaTGCCAGCAGTAGCACAGTGTCACACTAGGTGAGGATAATGTGACTGCACTGGGCTGCTCCACAGCTAGGGGCAGCTTTCTGCTTCCACAAGAACCAAGTGCCTGCACCAGAGGTGGTGTCTCAGCCATTCAAAGATTTGTTCCATCTCCCTCTATAATGAACTACTCCTTTGCTCTGCTGGCTCTTCAGTGTCTGATTTCAGTTTACAGGACTCTCCCTAACCTCATTTCCCATAAAATGCTCTTCATCTAATagctgaaaatgtcttttataaGGGTGTGGAAAAATTATGGAATTGTTTTGGTGCAAAAAGCCCCCCAGCACTAtcaagcccaccactaaaccatgtcacCAAGTCACATATCTTCATGTGtgttaaatccctccagggatggtgactccaccactgcccatGCCAGTGTCATGAAcaaattttccctaatatccaacccaaacctcccctggtgcaacatgaggctgtttcctctcatcctattGCTTCttccttgggagaagagaccaacccccacctcacttcctcctcttttcagggagttgtagagagcaagaTCTCCACTGAGCCTCCCATACTCCAgagcccctcctgctccctcagctgctccttgtcaGAATTatgctccagctccttccctagctctgttgcccttctctggacacatgCACTGACTTCCTTCAGAAGGGTCAGTTGGAAGAACGAGGACTGGTCCTTCCCCTACAGTGAATTTGCTCCACAACTGTCCAAGCCATTCACTGGCCACTGTTTCCATGTGGTTTTCATAATTTCCATGCTTGGATCACAAGTGGGGTTTGCAAGCTGGGGAGCACTGTTATGAATGGATGATGTGGGTTTAAATAAGTCCCTGCCTTTTGTCCAGGcttctggcagcaggcagttgCATTATTGAGGTGGCCAGCACCCCAAGACCCACTCTCATTTGcaagttctttaataatggctGATTCAGTCTATtatagaatgaattatttattaatagacacaaaactaacaaaTGTCAGACTTAAACCAGACTTTTACTACACAGGAATAAGACAAATGAGAATACTAGTATTATACACTTGGGGTTAAAGGTACCATGAAATTTGCAGCTAGCTAAGAAATAGTATAACTTAGGATCCATTGTTTCTTACCACCAAATTGTTGAAGGGGCACACATCGAAATCCTTTCCCTCAATTTCCAGAAAAGTAACCACAAAGTTGCATCCAAGCTTCGGGAAGAAATCTTCTCACACGTTCCCAAGGAGTGTGTAAGagacttctgcctctgtgataatTCATGTGGACTTTTATAGACATAAGGACCATGTCTTTTGGTCACcgatgtttattttcttttatctctttccacATCTGCTCTCATACCACGATGTGTACTTGGGGCTGGGGCTCAGACTCTTGGTGCCTGGAGGTGACCCCTTACTGGGCTCTCTGACCCCTTGCTGGGCTATTAAACTGGCCTGAGTTATCTCTTCCAAATGCCCCAGCCATGAGAGAGAGGAGGATGTCCTGCCACAAGCACCCAGCAAAAACTCTGGGTTATGGTGATTGCAGCAGGAGCTTGTGGTGCTGTGGCAGAGCTTGTGTCTTAAGTTACAGTGCaaaatgtaaccaaaagtatgtattctatcaccatcttaacatgttaaaaccaggtggggcagtgttcttttatctcttccatgacacatccctgataactccctccgggacatatcttctgttaatgggctatcaagcctcactgcatgactcataaaattacatcatcccatttTGAGATGCTCTGCCtgggggaggaaccaagcatcccaaactggatataatctgaggtttggaaccCCGCACTCAACCCTTACCtcctggattcccagaggaaaagagctacataaccaccactggaccttcagaggaagagcaggcccttctacaggatcaccgcttcaatagaaccacatccatcacttcaggaggactgcagccaccatttaatcggactgctaccaccaccctgacctacagggtgtcaggttgtattctgtctctgtcagtgtttctgtactactgcatttatttttaattttcctattaaattgtagttctgatTTAGAGTGTCTCACTGGattgctttcaaactagtacagcTGGCTAGAACACGAGGGATTTCTATAACTGCTAATTTATGCAGGTTCACATTGTAAGAGAAAACACTGTGGTGTTTTCACGTCAGACACGTGAAATTTTAGTATGTTAAGGATACATCTGCAAACCAGATAAACCTAACCATGTCATCTACCACTTACTGAGTCAATGTCTACCACTTACTTTTGATATGCTAAATTTGCAG
This window harbors:
- the LOC120410769 gene encoding uncharacterized protein LOC120410769, which produces MWSSLPWFGWHVAVAIFFPFAAPYLNMGPLTKATIAVIQLALWVEKVRNSWVFNFLRNVGTWINSYHTLSTCFWGYVNNGTFCEEMTPGEVFSQPLNQFFGPTPSIFEGFKFPLNTNHLLLIGLLYLAFKDKLRLAWISTRTPAPETRDPAPEPDMAPESRVPTPEPDPTPEPDTAPDTRDPTPEPEPATAPDTRDPAPQTDTAQQSTSEMDYPNWVGVLAKGMQEMCQEMGQVRQGICQEMGQVRQEMCQEMGQVRQEMCQEMGQVRQEICQLLREYTSSASEKPSPCPKEGESDGAAMEPTDVTTVQASAEPQGQPQPAAVAPVQRRKYKTKSVRPVNDDGQPGPSQPAGEPEPEVITESLSHDSLRAMRNDIVRRGREPYTTWLLRVWDLMGTSVQLDSGEARYLGSLTQDPGVDQIFVREPGPLSLWERLLMSVRERFIHKERMQEYHHRMQWKTLEQGIQQLREVAILEVLFGKDGQHDNDPDKVRCTGQMMWNLARLGPSQYTTFIATIDADNTRETVGSVANRLRHYDSMINGPLKAHVSAVVQDLKEEMKEMREEMREEMRRVSVAPVRVTGPQVRARRPPARERGYTPRAELWFFLCEHGEDMRRWDGKPTSALAARVHELKEGGTNRGGSAKVKVASASRDRAARHYRREDDMSDPLEGTSGMYAQGKNDNQG